One part of the Oncorhynchus clarkii lewisi isolate Uvic-CL-2024 chromosome 7, UVic_Ocla_1.0, whole genome shotgun sequence genome encodes these proteins:
- the LOC139414200 gene encoding protein FAM210B, mitochondrial-like isoform X2 produces MNQTSGGLQFPMMSSKEALSLKDQTPKQASLKGPEEPEVPEPEEDNPSKTQQLKKIFKEYGAVGVSFHICMSLMSLGMFYLAVSSGIDMADILYKIGFSESLVQSKLAAGTSTFVLAYAIHKLFAPLRISITVISVPLLVRYLRKSGLFKTPNSPTH; encoded by the exons atgaaccaaacttctGGAGGTTTacaatttcccatgatgtcaagcaaagaggctctgagtttgaag GACCAGACTCCAAAGCAGGCCTCATTAAAAGGCCCTGAGGAACCCGAGGTACCGGAGCCGGAGGAGGACAATCCTAGCAAGACCCAGCAGCTGAAGAAGATCTTTAAGGAGTACGGAGCTGTAGGAGTCTCCTTCCACATATGTATGTCCCTCATGTCTCTGGGCATGTTCTACCTCGCTGTGTCCAG TGGGATCGACATGGCTGATATCCTGTACAAGATAGGATTCAGTGAATCTCTGGTTCAGTCCAAGTTGGCGGCGGGTACCAGTACGTTTGTGCTGGCGTACGCCATCCACAAGCTGTTTGCTCCGCTCCGTATCAGCATCACTGTGATATCAGTGCCTCTTCTTGTACGATACCTCAGAAAGAGTGGCCTCTTCAAGACACCCAACTCACCTACACACTGA